DNA sequence from the Nocardia fluminea genome:
GCCCGCCGTCATCACCACCGACACTGCTATCGCCAGCCCCAGTACCTGCCCGAAAGCCTCTGCCGGCTTCGACAACACCCGCACACCAAACCCCTGACTGTTCTCATCCGCATCAACCGCGCGTCGACTTCAACCGGACGACCGTAAGGTTTGAGGCACTTCCGCACGGACTGATGTTCGGCTCGGTCAGCGTCCTGCCGGAGACGTTCAGCGGAGATTCGAATCAGTCCACCTGCGCGGCTTTTGCGCCACGGTGGCTTCGCCAGCGGCGGCGCCCACGGCCGTGCAGTCTCGGAAGGCGTCGCTTTGTTCCGACAGCCGACCGTCGCGGCTGACGTCAGGTATCGGAGCGCGGACCGGCAGTGGCGGCGAGAGCCGTGTCGAGGTCCCGGTGAATCGAAAGCCACTCTGTCATGTCCGCGAGGTCGATCACGCGCGCGATGGTCTTGGCGGCCCGTCCGTCGGCGATATGCGTCCCGATGCCGCGTCGGTCCAGCTGCTGCGCCAGGTCGGCGAGGACCATGATGGCACGTACCGACAGGAACGTGACCTCGTGCAGGTCGACGACGAGATGACCACCGGCGGCGGACTCGGGGACAGCGGACTCGAGCAGGGCCCGCCAGCGTGGGAGGGTGTAGGCGTCGATCTCCCCGCGAGCATGCAGCACGATGACCTGCCCTGTGGATTCCGCGACGACACCCAAGCGATGGCAGAGATCGGCAGCCGGGTCGCCGGCTGCCTGCGAACGGGTTTCGTCGGGACGATTGTTCAACGGACTCAATTCTTCAGCACCGGAGAGCAGTGCGCTGCCAACTTGTCCTGTGTGCTCAAGATCGGGCCGGCCACCCCATTCCAGCACGCGGTCCAGCAACAGCTCTGCCTCGGCGCCGCCCTCGCGCCCAGTTGTTCGCTATCGGTCCTGATTCGCGGTGACCGGCCTTCGCAATTCGTCTTCCCGGCGCGAGCCGCAGCGACGACACGCGGTGCTTCGGTAGCGAAAACAACGGGTGCGTCGCCTGTTGTCGAGCTGGTTAAAATGGCGTGGGCAACCAGACGGGCGTGGTTGTCCGGCGCCCCGCCTCCCCCGCCGCGCCCGTCATCGCGTGTCCTCGGAGGGAGCGTCGTGGAGAGTCTGAATTTCGAGAGCGACGACCTGGCCGCGACCGAGGAGTTCCTCAACAACGCCTACACCCGGGTGCAGATCGGCAACCACGGCCAGCACCAGGTGCGCACCCGGATCCGTCGCGAGGTGCTCGGTTCGATCAACTTCGACCAGCTCGAGATGGGTTTCGACATGGCCTATGACGCCGACCCGCTCGGTCGGGTCTGCCTGGTCACCGTGCACAGTGGCCGGATCGAAGAGAACTATCACGATTACGGCACCGATACCTTCACTCCCGGGCAGACAGGTCTGCTCACCCCCCACGACCTGCCCTATTCCGGGGTCATCCGGACCAGCCGCTACGACATCACCATGTTCGACCCCGCGATCTTGAACCGGATGGCCACCGCCGCGGGCGGGGACCGGGTGCGTGTGGCCGGGCACCGACCCGTCAGTGTCGCGGCCGGACAGCGGCTGCGGCGGGTGATCATCCATCTGCAGCAGATCGCCGCGGACCCCGATGCGGCGAACAGCCCGCTCACCGTGACGTCGGCCTCGGACTATCTCGCCGCGACCGTGCTGGCCACCATGCCGACGACCGCCGAGCACGAGCCGAACGCGACCGATCGGCACGACGCTCACCCGCACACCGTGCGCCGCGCCATCGCCTATCTGGAGTCGCATCTGGGTGACAGAGTCGCGATCGCGGATGTCGCGGCGGCGACCTTTGTCACCCCTCGCGCCTTGCAGCTCGCCTTTCGCCGTCATCTGAACACGACGCCGCTCGAGTACCTGCAGCAATTGCGCCTTGCCGCGGCACACGAACAACTCGGTGCCGCTGGGCCCGGTGACGGCCGGACTGTCGCGAGCATCGCCTACCGCTGGGGCTTCACCCATCCGGGCCGCTTCGCCACTGCCTACCGCCAACGCTATGGCCGTTCACCGAGTCAGACGCTGCGCGAGTGAGCGGTAGCGAGGGCTGCTGGCCGTCACCGCGCGAACGGGTTCCGAGCCGATCGTGATCGACCAGGTCAGGCCCGTGTCACGACCGAGCGAACCACATCTCCACTACGGTGCCCGCCCCCGAGGTACTGACCTCGAATTCACTGCTGAGGGCGCGCATGATGCCCATCCCCCGCCCGCGTGACGCATCGGTGTCCGGGCGGGGTGCGATCCAGTGCCCCGTGTCGGTCACGACGGTGTGGAGGTGGGTTTCGGTGAGCGCCGCGGTTACGCGTACTGTGCCGCCGTCGCCACGGTGACCGTGCTCGACGGCGTTGGTACACGCCTCACCGACGGCGAGCACGATGTCGTATGCCTGGTCCGGGTCGACCGGCACCTCGGCCAGCCAAGCCTGTAGCGCGTGGCGTACTTCGGCCAACCGCGCGGCGTCTGCCGAGAAGTCGATCTCGAACGGCTTCACGGCGCTTTCCTGCCGAGACGGGTGCGTCGTCACCTGATGCCTCCCTCTTCATCTCGACGTCGAACGAATCCGCGAGAACTCCCGCGCCATTGGCAGTACCCGGGCGGTACACGGATATGCCATCTGTGCGCGTGACAAGACCCTCTCCCGCCGACCCTGCGGATACGTCCGAGCCAGGGTACCTCGCTGCTGCGCGACGGTTTGTGGTCCGTGCGGATGGGGTAGGTTGCTTGGGCAAGAATCGCTCGCACATTCGCCGACCCGGCGAAGTTAGAGGCAAGAGGTAGAAAAGTGGCGAATCGCAACCGTGGAGACCTTCGGTGAGTGTAGAAGGCGGCTTCCGAGACCTCGACGTGCAGACACGAGCACAAGACGACTTCGAAATCCTTACCGTGCGTGGGGAAGTGGATATGGCCTCGGCGCCCCAGCTGCAAGCGGCGCTGGAGAAGGCACAGCAGGGCGGCAAGACGCTGGTGGTCGATATGACCGAGGTCGGCTTCCTCGGCTCGGCCGGGCTCAGCGCGCTGCTGGTCGTGTCCAAGGCAGCGCCGTACCAGCTGCGCGTGGTCGCCTCTCGTGAGGTGGCGCGACCGATCGAACTGACCGGGCTGGACAAGCTGCTCGCGGTATACGGCACCCTGGAAGCGGCGATCGCCGCGGAGCCGAACGCGCACTAGGTCCGAGGTCGCGGCTCCCGCACGCGCGGGAGCCGCACGACCTGGACGAAGAACTCGTCGATCTGCCTGATCGCGGCGATGAACTGGTCGAGATCCACCGGCTTGGTGACGTAGGCGTTCGCGTGCAGCTTGTAGCTGCGCAGGATGTCTTCCTCGGCCGCCGATGTGGTGAGCACGACCACGGGGATGTGGGACAGTTCCGGATCGGCCTTGATCTTCTCCAGTACCTGCCTGCCGTCGTACTTGGGCAGGTTCAGATCCAGCAGGATCAGATCCGGTCGTGGAGCGTCGGCGTACGCGCCGGTGCGATAGATGAAGTCCAGCGCCTCCTGGCCGTCCCTGACCACGTGCAGTGTGTTACCGATCTTGTTGTCCTCGAAGGCTTCCCGCGTCATCAGCTCGTCGCCGGGGTCGTCTTCGACGAGCAGGATGTCGACCGGCTGGCCGGGATCGGTCATGCGAATACCTCGTTCTCGATGGATACAACGGTGGTCGCGGGCGCGGACGCCCGCAGGGTGAAGCACAGACGGGTGCCGTCACGGTAGTCGGTGTCGAGCCAGATCCGGCCGCCGTGGAACTCCACGATCTTCTTGCACACAGCCAAACCGATCCCGGTGCCGCCGTAAGCGTCTCGCGGATGCAGGCGCTGGAAGATGACGAAGACCTTCTCCGCGAATTCGGCCTCGACGCCGATCCCGTTGTCCGACACCGAGAACTCCCACTCCTCGGCGTCTTCGGCGGTGGGAACACATTCCACCCGGACCACCGGGGTCAGGCCGGGCGTGCGGAATTTGATCGCGTTGCCGAGGAGGTTCTGCCACAGCATGGTCAACAGAGTCGGTTCTCCGACGAGCTCCGGCAACGCCGCCGGGCGCTCGATCACGGCTTCGGATTCCTCGATGGTCGCCGACAGGGCAGCCACCGCCTCGTCGAGGGTTTGATCCAGGCCCACCGGCTCGGTGCCCTCCGACATCCGGCCGACGCGGGAGAAGGTGAGCAGGTCGTTGATCAGTACCTGCATGCGTTTGGCGCCGTCGACGGCGAAGTCGATGTACTGCTTGCCGCGCTCGTCGAGCTGGTCGCCGTAGCGCTTCTCGAGCAACTGACAGAACGAGGCGACCTTGCGCAGCGGCTCCTGCAGGTCATGCGACGCGACGTAGGCGAACTGCTCCAATTCGGTATTGGATCGGCGCAGCTCCTCGGCATGGATGTCGAGATCCTGCTTCTGGCTCAGCAGGGCCGCCTCCTGGATGCGCGCGGAGTCGAGCTCGGCGACGATGTGGTGGCGCATGTTCTCCACCGCCTCGCAGACCAACGCGATATCCGACGGGCCGACTGCCTCGATATGCGCGTCGAACTCCCCCGCTGCCACCCGCCGCGACGACTCGGTGAGATAGCCCAACGGCCGAACTACCAGTCGCCGGACCAGAACGGTGAGCAGCACCCCGGTCAGCAGGAAGACCGCGACGATGCCCGACAGCACGATGTTGCGTGTGGTGCGGGCGTTTTCCAGCTCGGCGGAATCACTGTCGACGACTGCGGCGAGCTGGTCGTTCTGTACCGCGAAGGTGTCGCGCACAGCGTCGAAGAGCGCCTTTCTCCGCACCGCGCCCGTGGCGGCGTCGGTGCCGATGCCCGCTCGAGATGACACCGCCCCGGTCGCCGGGTCGGTGAAGTCGGCCCGCCACTGCTGGGCCGCGAGCTCGACCGCGGCCAGATCTGCGAGCAATCCGGGATGGTCTGCGAGCAGCTCGCGCAGGCGGTCCGCGGCACGTGTCTGCTCCTCGCGCCCTTTGTCGTAGGGCTCGAGGAACTGCGGGTCGCCGGTGATGACGTAGCCGCGGATGCCGGTCTCCTGATTGAGCAGCGCTCCTTGGAGCCGATGGGCTTCGGTGGCCGCCGGCAGAGTTTGGGAGAGCAGACGGTCGGTGACGCGGTTGGTGTGCGCGATGACCTGGGCGCCCGCCGCGGCACCGATGACCGCCACCAGGATCATCAGCGCGAACACGAGCTGGAACCAGCCCTGTGCCGTCAGCTTACGGATCGGCCCCGACGGGGCTGAGGTACTGCTCGTCACGTCGTCCGCCTCATCACATCACTCCACCGCAAATACAGGATTGCCACATCGTCATCCAAACCGCCTGCCGCCGAGGACAGTTCCGCGACCTGCCCGATCAGCGCGTCGACGAAGGTCTCGGGCTGCTCGGCGGGCAGTGTCTGTGCCAGTTCGAACAATCCGTCCTCGCCGAGGCGGGTGCTGCCGTCACCGACGCGCCCTTCGAACAGCCCATCGGTGAACAGCATCAGCCCCTCGTCGTGCGCCAGTGCCATTTCGTGCGCGGGCCACTGCGCGTAGCCCGGGACGAAACCCAGCGCCGGTCCGCCTGGCACCTCGACCCAGCTCAGTGCGGCACCGGTGCACCGCAGCATGCCGGGGTGACCCGCACGACGTACCGAGACCTGCCGGGCGGCCGGATCGAGTACCAAGCTGGTGGCGGTAGCGAAGGTTTGCTGGTCGGCGCGTTCGGCGAGCAGTACTTCCTCGAGCAGATTCAGTTGTCTGGCGCCGGTGACACCGCTGAGCACCAGCGTGCGCCACGCCAGCCGTAGGGCGACTCCGGTCGCCGCGGCGTCGGGACCGTGGCCGGAGACGTCGCCGATGATGGCATGCACGACGCCGGTCGGGTCCTGGACCACGTCGTAGAAGTCGCCACCGAGCAGGGAGTGGTCACGACCGGGGCGATACCGCGACACCACCTCCACCGCGGGGTCGGCGCCCAGAAGCGGGGTCGGCAACAGTCCGCGTTCGAGTCGGGAGTTCTCCTGTGCCCGCATCTGGCTGGCCTGCAGGGCCGCGCTGGTGCGTTCGGCCTGCTTGCGCTGGATCGCGTAACGCACTGCGCGCCCGAACAATTCCGGGTCCACCCGACCCTTGACCAGGTAGTCCTGGGCGCCGGCGGCCAGCGCGAACAGCCCGGTGCGCTCTTGGTCGAGCCCGGTCATCACCACGACAGGGACCTGGTCGTTGCGTTCGCGGATTCCGGCCAGCGCCTCGAGTCCGTGGGCGTCGGGCAGATGCAGATCGAGCAGCACACAATCGGGGACGTCGGTGCGTATGCGCTCGCCGGCCTCGGTCAGGGTGCGTACCCAATCCAGGTGCGGGCGCGGAGACAGGTCCGCGACCATCTCCTCCACCAGCAAGGCGTCGCCGGGGTCGTCCTCGACCAGCAGTATGTGGAGTTGACGCCGCGATCCGGGCCCCGCCGCGAAGAGATCGGCGTTCAACGCGTCACTGCGGACCACGACCACCGCCGGCACAGCCCAGAGTTGTCTGCTCGCACATCAGACCTACCCCTCCCCACCTGGACGGCACGAAACCCAGGGTGTGCACGAAAGCCTCCGATCACAGGCGCCCACTGCGCGAAACTGACTCCGCCGGCCGGTTGCTGGACCGAAAGGTAGTACCGAGGATGCTATCCGATCGCGCCGGCGCCCCATGCCCACGCGGGACCTCCACGGTCGGCACGGGTATTTCGGCGGACCAGACGAGCAGACGCGACCGCCGGGTCGAGCGCGCGCTCAGCGACGCCGGCACTCCCTCCCCTCATGAGGGTGGGTAAGTGAGCTCGCACCGTACGTTTGTCAGCGGATACCTTTTGATTCGGGCGAGTGAAAACGTCTGAGTGGTGGACGAATCATGATTGCGTAGCCTGGTCCGAGCGCGAAGGTTACCAATCGGCCCGTGTTCGGCGACTCGGCTCGAACCGACCGAAGTGCAGGAGCGCACCCATGACTACCGATGACTGGCGGCACAACGGTGTGCGGGTGATCCCCGCGGATCAGCTCGATCCGAACACCGCGCAGACACCCGGAATGGAGCGGGCGGCCGCGATCGATTTCGCCCGGGTCGGTGCGCGGAAGATCTGGGCCGGAACCGTCACGATCCATCCGAACGCCAAGACCGGGGCACACCACCACGGCGCACTCGAGAGTGTGATCTACGTGATCCGCGGTCGCGCTCGGATGCGGTGGGGCGACCAGCTGGAATTCGTAGCGGAAGCCGGTCCTGGCGACTTCATCTTCGTGCCACCGTATGTCCCGCACCAGGAAATCAACGCCGGCATCGACGAACCGCTGGAATGCGTGCTGGTGCGTAGCGACAGCGAAGCCGTCGTCGTCGATCTCGACATCGAGCCGATCGAGAAGCCCGAAGCCGTGCACTGGATCGACCCCATCCACCACCAGCCGTAGCGTCCACCTGCGAACGGCCGTCCCCGCCTTCTCACGGCGTCGTGCTCGGATGCTGGAGTTCGCTCGGTCGCGACCGGTGAGCCAAATTACCCGGACCGGTCGCGCAGACCCGGGGCTCACAGTCACGTGCAGGGCGCGTTTCGAAAATGCGCCGATTCAGCGGCTCAGTCGAGACAGAACTCGTTGCCCTCGATGTCCTGCATCACCAGGCACGATTCGTTGACGCCATCGGCGCGCAGTAGTCGCACACGAACCGCGCCGAGCGCGACCAGTCGTGCACATTCGGATTCGAGTGCGGCCACGCGCTCGTCACCCACGAGCCCGGTCCCGACCCGCACGTCGAGATGCAGCCGATTCTTCACGACCTTCCCCTCGGGAACACGCTGAAAGTACAAGCGCGGACCCGCACCTGACGGATCAACACACGCCGAGCCCATGTGCTCATACCCCAAAACCTGCGACCAGAAGCGAGCAACACGCTCAGGCTCTGCGCAGTCGAAGGTGACTTGGATCTGCCTAACCGACGCCATCGGTCCAGAATAGAGACGGCACCTCATGTCGTCTTCGCTTCGAATCGCCGCGCTCACAACGCGATACGCGGGCTCACTCCACCCGCCGTACGGCAGTGGGCACTTCGAGTACTCCTCAGTCCGGAAACGCAGCTGCCAGTTCGCCACAGAGCGCATCCAGTCCGGTTGCTGGGATCCGCGGAGCGTCCGCAGAGTCGGCGTGGTGCCACGGTATATCTCGTGCGGTGCCGGCGGGCCGAGTAAAGATGTGCTGGTGGAGGTGGACGCCGGCCGCACTCAGGCCCGCCACGAACATGAAGACGTGGGCGGGTTCGAGAACTCGGCGCAGCGCACCGATCGACGAGCGGACAGCACGCGCGAACGCCACTGTCTCGATGTCGTCGAGCAGGTCGAGGGTCGCCACGTGACGACGGGGCTCGACGAACAGGTAGCCGGGCCGAACCCACTCGTCAAGGGCGGGACGGTGGGTCACCACCACGTGGTCGTCTATATGGATCACCGGGCTCACCAGCGGTCCGACCCCGTTGTGTTTGTCGCAGATCAGGCACCCCCGCATGCGGCCGACGATAGCGCGTCTTCAACAGCACGCAAGTCTGCGATACGGGCGGCCACACAGGGCCGTCGAAACTCCCTCAACACCCAGCACGCGGAGCGAGCGCAATTCGGCGCTGTTCGCGCGCGGACCGTCCGGACATGGAATTGGTTCGACTTCGGCTCGCGCGGGGACGAAGATGCGGTGTATGCCGGATCAGCTGACCGGAGCGGTAGATGCTGCGATTACTTGTGAACTGCGACTACTCGATCCGAAGGTACGTTCATCACCCGAACTCATTTCCGAGTTGCTCGATCCCGAGTTCGTCGAGATCGGCGCCTCGGGGCGGCGGTGGAGCCGATCGGAGATCATCGCAATGGTCGTCGAGCAGGCCGCGACGCTGACCGAGCCGATCTTGGCGCGCGATATGCGTGGCGAGCTTCTTGCCGACGGTGTCGTACATCTGACCTACACGTCCGAATTCGAGGGGCGTCGTGCCTTTCGGAGTTCGCTGTGGCGGCAGATGAAACACCGCTGGCAGCTGTACTTCCATCAAGGAACCCCCAGCGCGTTGTGAACTGCTAGCGCCCTGGCTCCTGCAGTCGGGCGATTCCTCGCTATCACGGAGCGCGGGAAGACACCGGCACAGCTACTTTTGCTCAGGTCATTCCGAGAAGGTCCGGTGGCGAGAGTTACTAACGACCCCTACGTCAGGTTCGGAGGCGATCAACCCTATGCACGTTGACGATCTCGTGTCCCGTGTGGAGCGGAGCACGCCGCGGCTGGGCGCGACGAGGTTGGTCGCGGTGGACGGACCCGGCGGCGCCGGGAAGTCCACGCTGGCGGCTCAGCTGGCCACGGCCTGCGGCGCGACGCTGATTCATACCGATGACTTCGCCTCTTGGGACAATCAGCTCGATTGGTGGTCTCGGCTCGAGGAGCAGGTCTTGTCGCCGATCGCTCGTGGACAGGTGGGCCGATACCAGCGCTACGACTGGGACGCACGGGCTTTGGCGGAGTGGCACGAAGTCACACCACCTGCGGTCCTGATCCTCGAAGGGGTGTCTGCTGCTCGCGCGGCTGTGCGCGACCGGCTTTCGCTGTCGGTCTGGGTCCAGACCCCGCCCGAGGTGAGACTCGCCAGAGGACTCCATCGCGACGGCGTCGACTCACTTCCGCTGTGGCAGCGCTGGATGGCTGACGAGGATCTGCACTTCGCCGCTGACCGAACGTCGGAACACGCCGATGTGATCATCAGCGGACAGACGAGCTGACCTCTCCCGCAAGCGGTCCGACCCCAGTGCTGGTTTCGGTCTCCAGGGGATCGCGCCCGAGAATGCCGAGTGCCTTGAAGCCCGAAACCGGCGTATTTCAACATCATCGAACGATTCCGGTTTATTCGCCTCCACGACGGTCAATCCTTCGCCCATGACCAACTCACGGAATCGGGCACCGAGGATGCCGAGCATGGATCTGACCAGCACCACCATCGTGTTGGCGACCTGCGTTTTTTCTGCTGGGTCTGGTTGCCTCGACCGAGTCGCCGACCGTCGCTTCCTCCGGCGCCGCCGGCCTGGGCGCGGCGATGACACTGTCCTCCAAAATGCTGGGCCTCAACAGCCTTCAGTTCACCTCCTCTCACCGTTGAGCATGTCGAACGCCAGGAGCTGATCCGTATGTCCAAGACCACCGCCCATCTCACCTACGAACACGCCGAACCCTTGTTCTCGCAGCTGGCGTTGACCGACCCGCGCAGCCCTGAGCACGATGCTCTGCGCGAGGAGATCATCGAGATCTGCCTGCCGCTCGCCGAGCACATCGCGCGCAAGTACGCCGGTCGCGGTGAAGTGTTCGACGATCTGCTCCAGACCGCGCGCCTCGGCGTGGTCATGGCGGTCGACCGCTACGACGTGACCACCGGATCACCCTTCCTGGGTTTCGCTGTCCCCACCGTCATGGGTGAGGTGCGCAGGCACTTCCGCGACAACATCTGGCCGTTGCACGTGCCGCGTCGCGAAAAGGAGCTACAGAGCAAAGTGAGGGAGGTGACCGACGAGTTGACCCGTCGACTCCACCGCTCCCCCACCGCCCACGAACTCGCCACCGAGCTCGACGTTCCGGTCACCGACATCGCCCGGACCCTGGTGGCGGCCAACGCATTCCAGACCCGCAGCCTCGACACCCCCGCACGCGAGACCGACGGCGATCCCAGCATGACCATCGCCGAGACCTTCGGCGACGAGGACCCCCGCTTCCAGCTGACCGAGGACACGATCACCGTCGCACCCCTGCTGGCACAGTTGTCGCCGGAGGATCGGCAGCTGCTGATCTGGCGTTTCTACGACACACTCACGCAAGGCGAGATCGCGCAACGCCTCGGTGTCTCCCAGATGAGCGTTTCTCGCAAACTCACCAGACTGCTGGGCGAGCTGCGTGCGCAGACCACCGACGACCAACTCGTACTCGCGGGCTGAACTCCACCGGATCGCGGCCTTCTTTCACATAGCTCGGAGAGGGTGCAGCCGGCCACAACGATTCGGGGCGACTGATTGCCGCAGAGACCGCGCTGTCCCCGGGCAATCAGTCGCCGGAATATCAGTCGGCTATGGGGATGTCGATACCCGCCGCACCGTGGAACGCGGACAGTGTCACCACGGTGCCGGGTTCGGTTTCGCCGGCGTACAACGGGTCCTGGGTGGCGAGGACGACGGCGAGGTGGTGGTCGGCGGGGACTCGATAATCAGTGGCCTGCAAGCGCAGTTCGACCGCGGTGGAATGTTCCGGTACGGCGTTGCTCACGGTGGTCGCGGCATGGGTGATGATCTTCAGGTTGCCGGTGACCATGTCCAGATCGCAGAGATAGGCGACGACGGTGACGGCCTTGGTGGTGGGAGTCACTGTCAGACGAATTCGCGGGAAGCCCGCGATGTGGTGCGGCGACGGGAGCGGGGCGCTCGTCCATACCGCTCCGGCGGACCGGTCGATTCCGGCGAGCTTGTGACGCACGGGCATGAGCAACCGCTCACGAAAGCCGTCCACGACCAGTTGATTCACGGCGCGGATATTCGGCTCACCGGAACCGATCGTTTGACTGAAGTCCGATGGCGGGTCGAGAACCAGCGCGCCGTCGCCGGTTCCGCTCGTCGGTGCGGTGAGATGGTACGTGCGGACCGGATTGGACGACCAACCGTCCAAGCCGGCGAAGGAGTCGACGGTGAAGCTGTGCATGGTCTCGGTGTGCACGACACCGTCGTTGTCGATGCCGTTGTCGACACCGTTGAGATAGTGGTCGAGCCAGTCGTATGCGGCCTCGGTGGTGCGGGTGTACACCCCGAGCAGCAAGCCCGGGATCTCCACTGCCCCATGATCTCCGATCGCCAGATCCAGGCGCTTGGGCCCGGGGAACTCGGCGAAGTAGGTCAGCAGCTGGTTCTGCGGAAAGATGGTCTCGTGCCAGTAGCTGGTGAAGAAGGTCGGCACGCGGCGGCGCTTATCCAGGGAGTGGGCGGGTGAGCGCCGTCGCGCGTACTTCAGCACACCTTCGATGTCGGTGTTCGTCCGGAAGTCCTCGAGTACCTTCACCAGTTCGGCGCTGGGCTTCTCACTGATCGCGGCCAGGGCTTCAGCGGCGAGGATGTGGCGGGTCTGATTGTCGTACAAGGCTTCGCCGAGGTCCGCCCAGGTGCTCAGAGCGACAACGGCTTTCACGCGGGGATCTTCTTGGGCGACCAGCTGCCCGATCCCTGAGCCGTAGGAGATGCCTGCCAGGCCGATACGCTCTGGATCTGCCTGCATTTCCGGGTGGGCGAGGGCCCAATCGATCACCAGTGAGCCGTCTGCGACGTCTTCGGGACCGGCCACCGTCAGTTCACCACCGGAACCGGGCAGGCCGCGCTCGGTGTAGGCGACGACGGCGTAACCGCGCATGAGCAGCCGGATCAGCGCCCCGGAGTACATTTTCCAGCCCGCTGGGTCCAAGCCCGCGGGCAGCACGACAAGCGCATGTGGGCCGCCGCTGATCGGCCAGGCAGCCATCGCGTCGAGCAGATCACCGCCGTAGCCGGGAATGTGGACCTGAGCGAACCGGCATCGTCCGCGAATGGCGGCGATGTCGTCGACCAAGTATTCGGGGACACCGGCGGCGTTCCCGGTGAGCAGATCGGAAACGACAGCGAACGCGGTAGCTTCCTGATCGGGGGCGAGCAAACGCAGGCGGTCCGAGCGAGCTTCTGGCATGGCGATCTCCTGTCGAAGTGGTGTATTTCACGGCAGCAGAACAGTTTCGCGACAAGCAAAGGAGCCACTGAGAGATCAGATCCGAGCCCCCCGCTCGCCAGTTATGCTACATCGACATCAATCGTCTGCGTGTCCTGTTGCAGGAGTTGGCATCCGCTTCTTCCGACTGCGCGCTTGTTGACTGATCATGTTCGGCCCCAACGCTTCACAGCGTCGAGCCCGACATCCGATGTCATGACCGTGGCCGCAGCCTCAGCTCGAAGTGTCGGCCGCGATTTCGGCGTCCAACGACACTGGCCTACTGCACAATTCCCGCGCATCGTCACGGGAGAGGCCGAGTGCCACCAGTATTCCCACGGTCATCTCGTCCACCGTCGCGGCGCAATCGCGGTCGGGTTGCTGGAGCAGCAGGCGCCCGAGGCCGAGCAGTGATCCGGTGACCAGCGCCATCGCCAGATCGGTGTCTTCGACCACGAAGCGTCCCGCGTGCGTCGCGGCGGCGATGTCTCGTGCGGCGCGAGGTGCGAGGCCGTGCTCGGATTCGATCAGCGAGGCGCCGGAGTTGATCAGGACCCGGCTGAGATCGGGCTGTAGCCGAAACAGTCGGCCGACGATCCGGAAGGACTGGGCGAAGATCTCCGCCGGATCGGCGAGGTCGGTCGTGAGTGAGTCGAGGTAGTCGCCCAGCGACTCCAACGCGCTGTCGACCGCCGCGACGAACAGTTCTTCCTTGCTCTCGAAGTGGTTGTAGAACGAGCCCATTCCCACGTC
Encoded proteins:
- a CDS encoding VOC family protein, whose translation is MASVRQIQVTFDCAEPERVARFWSQVLGYEHMGSACVDPSGAGPRLYFQRVPEGKVVKNRLHLDVRVGTGLVGDERVAALESECARLVALGAVRVRLLRADGVNESCLVMQDIEGNEFCLD
- a CDS encoding SigB/SigF/SigG family RNA polymerase sigma factor, yielding MSKTTAHLTYEHAEPLFSQLALTDPRSPEHDALREEIIEICLPLAEHIARKYAGRGEVFDDLLQTARLGVVMAVDRYDVTTGSPFLGFAVPTVMGEVRRHFRDNIWPLHVPRREKELQSKVREVTDELTRRLHRSPTAHELATELDVPVTDIARTLVAANAFQTRSLDTPARETDGDPSMTIAETFGDEDPRFQLTEDTITVAPLLAQLSPEDRQLLIWRFYDTLTQGEIAQRLGVSQMSVSRKLTRLLGELRAQTTDDQLVLAG
- a CDS encoding HIT family protein; protein product: MRGCLICDKHNGVGPLVSPVIHIDDHVVVTHRPALDEWVRPGYLFVEPRRHVATLDLLDDIETVAFARAVRSSIGALRRVLEPAHVFMFVAGLSAAGVHLHQHIFTRPAGTARDIPWHHADSADAPRIPATGLDALCGELAAAFPD
- a CDS encoding nuclear transport factor 2 family protein, with the translated sequence MPDQLTGAVDAAITCELRLLDPKVRSSPELISELLDPEFVEIGASGRRWSRSEIIAMVVEQAATLTEPILARDMRGELLADGVVHLTYTSEFEGRRAFRSSLWRQMKHRWQLYFHQGTPSAL
- a CDS encoding TetR/AcrR family transcriptional regulator, which translates into the protein MSATANRLERRKALTRSALIAAGQRFIAEGRLNAPILEITQAADVGMGSFYNHFESKEELFVAAVDSALESLGDYLDSLTTDLADPAEIFAQSFRIVGRLFRLQPDLSRVLINSGASLIESEHGLAPRAARDIAAATHAGRFVVEDTDLAMALVTGSLLGLGRLLLQQPDRDCAATVDEMTVGILVALGLSRDDARELCSRPVSLDAEIAADTSS
- a CDS encoding uridine kinase family protein, translating into MERSTPRLGATRLVAVDGPGGAGKSTLAAQLATACGATLIHTDDFASWDNQLDWWSRLEEQVLSPIARGQVGRYQRYDWDARALAEWHEVTPPAVLILEGVSAARAAVRDRLSLSVWVQTPPEVRLARGLHRDGVDSLPLWQRWMADEDLHFAADRTSEHADVIISGQTS
- a CDS encoding CocE/NonD family hydrolase is translated as MPEARSDRLRLLAPDQEATAFAVVSDLLTGNAAGVPEYLVDDIAAIRGRCRFAQVHIPGYGGDLLDAMAAWPISGGPHALVVLPAGLDPAGWKMYSGALIRLLMRGYAVVAYTERGLPGSGGELTVAGPEDVADGSLVIDWALAHPEMQADPERIGLAGISYGSGIGQLVAQEDPRVKAVVALSTWADLGEALYDNQTRHILAAEALAAISEKPSAELVKVLEDFRTNTDIEGVLKYARRRSPAHSLDKRRRVPTFFTSYWHETIFPQNQLLTYFAEFPGPKRLDLAIGDHGAVEIPGLLLGVYTRTTEAAYDWLDHYLNGVDNGIDNDGVVHTETMHSFTVDSFAGLDGWSSNPVRTYHLTAPTSGTGDGALVLDPPSDFSQTIGSGEPNIRAVNQLVVDGFRERLLMPVRHKLAGIDRSAGAVWTSAPLPSPHHIAGFPRIRLTVTPTTKAVTVVAYLCDLDMVTGNLKIITHAATTVSNAVPEHSTAVELRLQATDYRVPADHHLAVVLATQDPLYAGETEPGTVVTLSAFHGAAGIDIPIAD